A window of the Hordeum vulgare subsp. vulgare chromosome 5H, MorexV3_pseudomolecules_assembly, whole genome shotgun sequence genome harbors these coding sequences:
- the LOC123452830 gene encoding clathrin heavy chain 1-like isoform X2, producing the protein MAAANAPIAMREALTLTSLGIAPQFITFTHVTMESDRYICVRETSPQNSVVIIDMAMPSQPLRRPITADSALMNPNTRILALKAQIPGTTQDHLQIFNIEAKTKIKSHQMPEQVVFWKWITPKLLGLVTQASVYHWSIEGDSEPTKMFDRTANLANNQIINYRCDPAEKWLVLIGIAPGAPERPQLVKGNMQLFSVDQQRSQALEAHAASFATFKVPGNENPSTLICFASKASNAGTLTSKLHIIELGAQPGKPGFSKKQADLFFPPDFQDDFPVAMQISQKYGLVYVITKLGLLFVYDLETAAAVYRNRISPDPIFLTAESSTTGGFYAINRRGQVLHATVNDATVVPFVSGQLNNLELAVNLAKRANLPGAENLVVQRFQELFAQTKYKEAAELAAESPQGLLRTPETVAKFQSVPVQAGQTPPLLQYFGTLLTRGKLNAYESLELSRLVVNQNKKNLLENWLAEDKLECSEELGDLVKTVDNDLALKIYIKARATPKVVAAFAERREFDKILIYSKQVGYTPDYLFLLQTILRTDPQGAVNFALMMSQMEGGCPLDYNTITDLFLQRNMIREATAFLLDVLKPNLEEHAFLQTKVLEINLVTYPNVADAILANGMFSHYDRPRIAQLCEKAGLYLRALQHYAELPDIKRVIVNTHAIEPQALVEFFGTLSKEWALECMKDLLLVNLRGNLQIVVQAAKEYCEQLGVDACIKLFEQFKSYEGLYFFLGSYLSSSEDPDIHFKYIESAARTGQIKEVERVTRESNFYDAEKTKNFLMEAKLPDARPLINVCDRFGFVPDLTHYLYTNNMLRYIEGYVQKVNPGNAPLVVGQLLDDECPEDFIKGLILSVRSLLPVEPLVDECEKRNRLRLLTQFLEHLVSEGTQDVHVHNALGKIIIDSNNNPEHFLTTNPFYDSRVVGKYCEKRDPTLAVVAYRRGQCDEELINVTNKNSLFKLQARYVVERMDGDLWDKVLQPDNEYRRQFIDQVVSTALPESKSPEQVSAAVKAFMTADLPHELIELLEKIVLQNSAFSGNFNLQNLLILTAIKADSSRVMDYVNRLDNFDGPAVGEVAVEAQLYEEAFAIFKKFNLNVQAVDVLLDNIRSIERAEEFAFRVEEDAVWSQVAKAQLREGLVSEAIESFIRADDVTHFLDVIRAAEEANVYHDLVKYLLMVRQKAREPKVDSELIFAYAKIDRLNDIEEFILMPNVANLQNVGDRLYDEELYEAAKIIYAFISNWAKLAVTLVKLKQFQGAVDAARKANSAKTWKEVCFACVDAEEFRLAQICGLNIIVQVDDLEEVSEYYQNRGCFSELISLMESGLGLERAHMGIFTELGVLYARYRPEKLMEHIKLFSTRLNIPKLIRACDEQLHWKELTYLYIQYDEFDNAATTIMNHSPDAWDHMQFKDVCVKVANVEIYYKAVHFYLQEHPDLINDLLNVLALRLDHTRVVDIMRKAGQLHLVKPYMVAVQSNNVSAVNEALNELYVEEEDYERLRESVDMHDNFDQIGLAQKLEKHELLEMRRIAAYIYKKAGRWKQSIALSKKDNMYKDCMETCSQSGDRELSEDLLVYFIEQGKKECFASCLFICYDLIRADVALELAWTNNMLDFAFPYLLQFIREYTSKVDDLVKDRIESQKEEKAKDNEEKELVAQQNMYAQLLPLALPAPPGMMGGPPPPMGGMGMPPMGGMGMPPMGPGPMPAYGMPPMGSY; encoded by the exons ATGGCGGCGGCCAACGCCCCCATCGCCATGCGCGAGGCCCTCACG CTCACGAGCCTGGGGATCGCGCCGCAGTTCATCACCTTCACCCATGTCACCATGGAGTCGGACAGGTACATCTGCGTGCGGGAGACCTCGCCGCAGAATAGCGTCGTCATCATCGACATGGCCATGCCTAGCCAGCCCCTCCGCAGGCCCATTACCGCCGACTCCGCGCTCATGAACCCCAACACCAGGATCCTCGCGCTCAAAG CTCAAATACCTGGAACCACGCAGGATCACCTGCAAATCTTTAATATTGAAGCTAAAACTAAAATTAAGTCACACCAGATGCCTGAGCAG GTTGTGTTTTGGAAATGGATCACCCCAAAGTTGCTGGGGTTGGTAACACAGGCATCAGTGTATCACTGGTCAATTGAAG GAGATTCTGAGCCCACTAAGATGTTTGATAGGACAGCTAATCTGGCTAATAATCAGATTATCAACTATCGTTGTGATCCAGCGGAGAAGTGGCTCGTGCTTATTGGAATTGCACCTGGTGCCCCAGAG AGGCCACAGCTGGTAAAGGGAAATATGCAACTTTTTTCTGTGGATCAGCAGCGTAGCCAAGCTCTTGAAGCCCATGCTGCTTCATTTGCAACATTCAAG GTTCCTGGCAACGAGAACCCATCCACCCTCATCTGTTTTGCTTCTAAGGCATCTAATGCTGGAACACTTACTTCTAAGTTGCATATTATTGAATTGGGCGCCCAGCCAG GGAAACCTGGCTTTTCCAAGAAACAAGCCGATCTCTTCTTCCCACCAGATTTCCAGGATGACTTTCCTGTAGCCATGCAG ATCTCTCAAAAGTATGGCCTTGTCTACGTAATCACGAAGCTTGGTCTGCTGTTTGTATATGACCTGGAAACTGCTGCGGCAGTTTATAGAAATAGAATCAGTCCAGACCCCATATTCTTGACTGCAGAGTCTTCTACAACTGGTGGATTTTATGCCATTAATAGAAGAGGGCAGGTTTTGCATGCCACAGTTAACGATGCAACTGTTGTGCCTTTTGTCAGTGGTCAA TTAAACAATCTTGAACTTGCCGTGAATCTTGCCAAAAGAGCCAATCTTCCTGGTGCAGAGAACTTG GTTGTGCAAAGATTCCAGGAACTGTTTGCACAGACAAAATACAAGGAAGCAGCAGAGTTGGCTGCAGAATCCCCTCAGGGTCTTCTACGAACTCCAGAGACTGTTGCCAAATTCCAG AGTGTTCCTGTTCAAGCTGGGCAAACACCTCCACTCTTGCAGTACTTTGGCACATTGCTTACTCGAGGCAAGCTCAATGCTTACGAATCCCTCGAATTATCTCGACTTGTTGTCAATCAGAACAAGAAGAACCTTTTGGAAAATTGGTTGGCAGAAGACAAGTTGGAGTGCAGTGAAGAGCTTGGAGATCTTGTAAAG ACGGTGGACAATGATCTTGCGCTGAAAATATACATAAAGGCTAGGGCAACCCCTAAAGTTGTCGCTGCTTTTGCTGAGAGGAGGGAGTTTGACAAGATCCTTATATACTCAAAGCAG GTTGGATACACTCCTGActacctcttcctcctccagACCATCTTACGTACGGATCCACAG GGAGCTGTCAACTTTGCTCTCATGATGTCACAAATGGAGGGGGGTTGCCCACTGGATTATAATACCATAACTGATCTCTTCCTTCAG AGAAATATGATACGAGAAGCAACAGCTTTTCTGTTGGATGTTCTGAAACCAAATTTGGAAGAACATGCTTTTCTTCAGACCAAG GTCTTGGAGATCAACTTGGTAACTTACCCAAATGTTGCTGATGCCATCCTTGCTAATGGTATGTTCAGTCACTACGACCGCCCTCGTATTGCTCAGCTGTGTGAAAAGGCTGGCTTGTACTTGCGGGCTCTCCAA CACTATGCAGAGTTACCTGATATTAAGCGTGTTATCGTGAATACCCATGCTATTGAGCCGCAG GCACTTGTTGAGTTCTTCGGAACTCTTTCTAAAGAATGGGCATTAGAATGCATGAAGGACCTTCTACTGGTCAACCTGAGAGGGAATCTTCAAATTGTTGTGCAG GCTGCCAAAGAATACTGCGAGCAGCTTGGAGTTGACGCTTGTATTAAACTATTTGAACAATTTAAATCATACGAAGGGCTCTACTTCTTCTTAGGGTCCTATTTGAGCTCCAG TGAGGATCCAGATATCCATTTCAAATATATAGAATCAGCTGCAAGGACTGGACAGATTAAAGAAGTTGAGCGAGTCACAAGAGAGTCTAATTTTTACGATGCTGAGAAGACAAAGAACTTTCTGATGGAAGCAAAACTACCTGATGCCCGTCCACTCATAAATGTCTGCGACCGCTTTGGCTTTGTTCCAGATCTTACTCACTATCTGTACACAAACAATATGCTCCGATACATCGAAGGCTATGTACAGAAG GTGAACCCTGGAAATGCTCCGTTGGTAGTGGGGCAGTTACTTGATGACGAGTGCCCGGAAGATTTCATTAAGGGTTTGATTTTGTCTGTTCGATCTCTTCTTCCTGTCGAGCCACTGGTTGATGAATGCGAGAAGAG GAACCGTCTACGTTTGCTGACACAATTCTTGGAGCACTTAGTGAGCGAGGGTACCCAAGATGTGCATGTCCACAATGCTCTTGGGAAAATTATCATTGACAGCAACAACAATCCTGAGCATTTCCTTACTACCAACCCATTCTATGACTCCCGTGTGGTGGGTAAATACTGTGAAAAGAGGGATCCTACTCTTGCTGTTGTTGCTTACAGACGTGGACAGTGCGATGAAGAACTTATCAATGTTACCAACAAAAACTCGCTGTTCAAGCTGCAAGCTAG GTATGTGGTTGAAAGAATGGACGGTGATCTGTGGGATAAAGTTCTACAGCCTGATAACGAATATAGAAGGCAATTCATTGACCAAGTGGTTTCTACTGCATTGCCCGAAAGCAAGAGTCCTGAGCAAGTTTCAGCTGCTGTTAAGGCTTTCATGACAGCTGACCTCCCTCATGAACTGATTGAACTTCTTGAGAAGATTGTCCTTCAGAATTCCGCGTTCAGTGGAAACTTCAATCTTCAGAATCTGCTCATCTTGACAGCCATCAAGGCGGACTCATCTAGGGTCATGGACTATGTTAACAGACTAGACAACTTTGATGGTCCTGCCGTCGGAGAAGTTGCAGTTGAAGCACAACTTTATGAGGAGGCTTTTGCCATATTCAAGAAGTTCAACTTAAATGTGCAGGCTGTCGATGTTCTGTTGGATAACATCCGAAGCATAGAAAGGGCGGAAGAGTTTGCATTCCGTGTTGAAGAAGATGCTGTCTGGAGCCAGGTTGCCAAGGCCCAGTTGCGTGAAGGTTTAGTCAGCGAAGCAATCGAGTCCTTCATTCGTGCCGATGATGTGACACATTTCCTTGATGTCATCCGTGCTGCTGAGGAAGCCAATGTATACCATGATTTGGTCAAGTACTTGCTGATGGTTAGGCAAAAGGCAAGGGAGCCCAAAGTTGACAGCGAACTCATCTTTGCATATGCTAAGATTGATAGACTCAATGACATTGAAGAGTTTATTCTGATGCCGAATGTTGCCAATCTCCAAAATGTTGGTGACCGTCTGTATGACGAAGAACTCTATGAAGCTGCAAAGATCATCTATGCCTTCATTTCAAACTGGGCTAAGCTGGCTGTCACCTTGGTCAAGCTGAAGCAGTTCCAAGGTGCTGTAGATGCTGCTCGCAAGGCTAACAGCGCTAAAACATGGAAGGAGGTCTGCTTTGCTTGTGTTGATGCTGAGGAGTTCCGTCTGGCACAAATCTGTGGTCTCAACATTATCGTTCAG GTTGATGACTTGGAGGAAGTGAGTGAATACTACCAGAACAGAGGATGTTTCAGTGAACTTATTTCCCTCATGGAGAGTGGGCTTGGACTTGAGCGGGCACACATGGGCATCTTTACTGAATTGGGAGTTCTCTATGCTAGATACCGCCCTGAGAAGCTCATGGAACACATCAAACTCTTCTCCACCCGTCTCAACATTCCTAAGCTCATCCGTGCTTGTGATGAACAACTGCACTGGAAAGAGCTTACATACCTATACATTCAGTATGATGAATTTGACAATGCTGCTACCACTATCATGAACCATTCTCCAGATGCATGGGATCACATGCAATTTAAGGATGTTTGTGTTAAAGTTGCAAATGTTGAGATTTATTACAAGGCTGTGCATTTCTATTTGCAAGAGCACCCTGATCTCATCAATGATCTTCTCAATGTGCTTGCACTTCGTTTGGATCATACCAGAGTTGTAGATATAATGCGCAAG GCTGGTCAGTTGCATCTTGTGAAACCATACATGGTTGCAGTTCAGAGCAACAATGTCTCTGCCGTCAATGAAGCTTTGAATGAGCTTTATGTCGAAGAGGAAGACTACGAGAGGCTCCGTGAATctgttgacatgcatgataactTTGATCAGATAGGTCTTGCTCAGAAG CTTGAGAAGCATGAGTTGCTTGAGATGAGAAGGATTGCTGCCTACATTTACAAGAAGGCTGGCAGATGGAAGCAATCTATTGCCCTCTCGAAGAAAGACAACATGTACAAGGATTGCATGGAGACATGCTCACAGTCTGGTGACCGTGAGCTCTCAGAGGACTTGCTTGTCTATTTCATCGAACAG GGAAAGAAAGAATGTTTTGCTTCTTGCCTCTTCATTTGCTACGACTTGATTCGTGCGGATGTTGCTCTTGAGCTTGCATGGACGAATAACATGCTGGATTTCGCGTTCCCCTATCTATTACAG TTCATCCGTGAGTACACAAGCAAGGTAGATGATTTGGTGAAGGACAGGATAGAATCGCAGAAGGAAGAGAAAGCTAAAGATAACGAAGAGAAGGAACTAGTTGCGCAGCAG AACATGTACGCTCAATTGCTTCCTCTGGCCTTGCCTGCTCCGCCTGGTATGATGGGCGGTCCGCCACCTCCGATGGGCGGAATGGGCATGCCGCCAATGGGCGGGATGGGTATGCCTCCGATGGGTCCCGGTCCAATGCCAGCATACGGGATGCCTCCAATGGGAAGCTACTGA
- the LOC123452830 gene encoding clathrin heavy chain 1-like isoform X1 → MAAANAPIAMREALTLTSLGIAPQFITFTHVTMESDRYICVRETSPQNSVVIIDMAMPSQPLRRPITADSALMNPNTRILALKAQIPGTTQDHLQIFNIEAKTKIKSHQMPEQVVFWKWITPKLLGLVTQASVYHWSIEGDSEPTKMFDRTANLANNQIINYRCDPAEKWLVLIGIAPGAPERPQLVKGNMQLFSVDQQRSQALEAHAASFATFKVPGNENPSTLICFASKASNAGTLTSKLHIIELGAQPGKPGFSKKQADLFFPPDFQDDFPVAMQISQKYGLVYVITKLGLLFVYDLETAAAVYRNRISPDPIFLTAESSTTGGFYAINRRGQVLHATVNDATVVPFVSGQLNNLELAVNLAKRANLPGAENLVVQRFQELFAQTKYKEAAELAAESPQGLLRTPETVAKFQSVPVQAGQTPPLLQYFGTLLTRGKLNAYESLELSRLVVNQNKKNLLENWLAEDKLECSEELGDLVKTVDNDLALKIYIKARATPKVVAAFAERREFDKILIYSKQVGYTPDYLFLLQTILRTDPQGAVNFALMMSQMEGGCPLDYNTITDLFLQRNMIREATAFLLDVLKPNLEEHAFLQTKVLEINLVTYPNVADAILANGMFSHYDRPRIAQLCEKAGLYLRALQVSIFAWLQFWFFLFGSLSNYSYTATQHYAELPDIKRVIVNTHAIEPQALVEFFGTLSKEWALECMKDLLLVNLRGNLQIVVQAAKEYCEQLGVDACIKLFEQFKSYEGLYFFLGSYLSSSEDPDIHFKYIESAARTGQIKEVERVTRESNFYDAEKTKNFLMEAKLPDARPLINVCDRFGFVPDLTHYLYTNNMLRYIEGYVQKVNPGNAPLVVGQLLDDECPEDFIKGLILSVRSLLPVEPLVDECEKRNRLRLLTQFLEHLVSEGTQDVHVHNALGKIIIDSNNNPEHFLTTNPFYDSRVVGKYCEKRDPTLAVVAYRRGQCDEELINVTNKNSLFKLQARYVVERMDGDLWDKVLQPDNEYRRQFIDQVVSTALPESKSPEQVSAAVKAFMTADLPHELIELLEKIVLQNSAFSGNFNLQNLLILTAIKADSSRVMDYVNRLDNFDGPAVGEVAVEAQLYEEAFAIFKKFNLNVQAVDVLLDNIRSIERAEEFAFRVEEDAVWSQVAKAQLREGLVSEAIESFIRADDVTHFLDVIRAAEEANVYHDLVKYLLMVRQKAREPKVDSELIFAYAKIDRLNDIEEFILMPNVANLQNVGDRLYDEELYEAAKIIYAFISNWAKLAVTLVKLKQFQGAVDAARKANSAKTWKEVCFACVDAEEFRLAQICGLNIIVQVDDLEEVSEYYQNRGCFSELISLMESGLGLERAHMGIFTELGVLYARYRPEKLMEHIKLFSTRLNIPKLIRACDEQLHWKELTYLYIQYDEFDNAATTIMNHSPDAWDHMQFKDVCVKVANVEIYYKAVHFYLQEHPDLINDLLNVLALRLDHTRVVDIMRKAGQLHLVKPYMVAVQSNNVSAVNEALNELYVEEEDYERLRESVDMHDNFDQIGLAQKLEKHELLEMRRIAAYIYKKAGRWKQSIALSKKDNMYKDCMETCSQSGDRELSEDLLVYFIEQGKKECFASCLFICYDLIRADVALELAWTNNMLDFAFPYLLQFIREYTSKVDDLVKDRIESQKEEKAKDNEEKELVAQQNMYAQLLPLALPAPPGMMGGPPPPMGGMGMPPMGGMGMPPMGPGPMPAYGMPPMGSY, encoded by the exons ATGGCGGCGGCCAACGCCCCCATCGCCATGCGCGAGGCCCTCACG CTCACGAGCCTGGGGATCGCGCCGCAGTTCATCACCTTCACCCATGTCACCATGGAGTCGGACAGGTACATCTGCGTGCGGGAGACCTCGCCGCAGAATAGCGTCGTCATCATCGACATGGCCATGCCTAGCCAGCCCCTCCGCAGGCCCATTACCGCCGACTCCGCGCTCATGAACCCCAACACCAGGATCCTCGCGCTCAAAG CTCAAATACCTGGAACCACGCAGGATCACCTGCAAATCTTTAATATTGAAGCTAAAACTAAAATTAAGTCACACCAGATGCCTGAGCAG GTTGTGTTTTGGAAATGGATCACCCCAAAGTTGCTGGGGTTGGTAACACAGGCATCAGTGTATCACTGGTCAATTGAAG GAGATTCTGAGCCCACTAAGATGTTTGATAGGACAGCTAATCTGGCTAATAATCAGATTATCAACTATCGTTGTGATCCAGCGGAGAAGTGGCTCGTGCTTATTGGAATTGCACCTGGTGCCCCAGAG AGGCCACAGCTGGTAAAGGGAAATATGCAACTTTTTTCTGTGGATCAGCAGCGTAGCCAAGCTCTTGAAGCCCATGCTGCTTCATTTGCAACATTCAAG GTTCCTGGCAACGAGAACCCATCCACCCTCATCTGTTTTGCTTCTAAGGCATCTAATGCTGGAACACTTACTTCTAAGTTGCATATTATTGAATTGGGCGCCCAGCCAG GGAAACCTGGCTTTTCCAAGAAACAAGCCGATCTCTTCTTCCCACCAGATTTCCAGGATGACTTTCCTGTAGCCATGCAG ATCTCTCAAAAGTATGGCCTTGTCTACGTAATCACGAAGCTTGGTCTGCTGTTTGTATATGACCTGGAAACTGCTGCGGCAGTTTATAGAAATAGAATCAGTCCAGACCCCATATTCTTGACTGCAGAGTCTTCTACAACTGGTGGATTTTATGCCATTAATAGAAGAGGGCAGGTTTTGCATGCCACAGTTAACGATGCAACTGTTGTGCCTTTTGTCAGTGGTCAA TTAAACAATCTTGAACTTGCCGTGAATCTTGCCAAAAGAGCCAATCTTCCTGGTGCAGAGAACTTG GTTGTGCAAAGATTCCAGGAACTGTTTGCACAGACAAAATACAAGGAAGCAGCAGAGTTGGCTGCAGAATCCCCTCAGGGTCTTCTACGAACTCCAGAGACTGTTGCCAAATTCCAG AGTGTTCCTGTTCAAGCTGGGCAAACACCTCCACTCTTGCAGTACTTTGGCACATTGCTTACTCGAGGCAAGCTCAATGCTTACGAATCCCTCGAATTATCTCGACTTGTTGTCAATCAGAACAAGAAGAACCTTTTGGAAAATTGGTTGGCAGAAGACAAGTTGGAGTGCAGTGAAGAGCTTGGAGATCTTGTAAAG ACGGTGGACAATGATCTTGCGCTGAAAATATACATAAAGGCTAGGGCAACCCCTAAAGTTGTCGCTGCTTTTGCTGAGAGGAGGGAGTTTGACAAGATCCTTATATACTCAAAGCAG GTTGGATACACTCCTGActacctcttcctcctccagACCATCTTACGTACGGATCCACAG GGAGCTGTCAACTTTGCTCTCATGATGTCACAAATGGAGGGGGGTTGCCCACTGGATTATAATACCATAACTGATCTCTTCCTTCAG AGAAATATGATACGAGAAGCAACAGCTTTTCTGTTGGATGTTCTGAAACCAAATTTGGAAGAACATGCTTTTCTTCAGACCAAG GTCTTGGAGATCAACTTGGTAACTTACCCAAATGTTGCTGATGCCATCCTTGCTAATGGTATGTTCAGTCACTACGACCGCCCTCGTATTGCTCAGCTGTGTGAAAAGGCTGGCTTGTACTTGCGGGCTCTCCAAGTGAGTATTTTTGCATGGCTTCAGTTTTGGTTCTTTCTCTTTGGCTCGCTGtctaattattcttatactgcaaCGCAGCACTATGCAGAGTTACCTGATATTAAGCGTGTTATCGTGAATACCCATGCTATTGAGCCGCAG GCACTTGTTGAGTTCTTCGGAACTCTTTCTAAAGAATGGGCATTAGAATGCATGAAGGACCTTCTACTGGTCAACCTGAGAGGGAATCTTCAAATTGTTGTGCAG GCTGCCAAAGAATACTGCGAGCAGCTTGGAGTTGACGCTTGTATTAAACTATTTGAACAATTTAAATCATACGAAGGGCTCTACTTCTTCTTAGGGTCCTATTTGAGCTCCAG TGAGGATCCAGATATCCATTTCAAATATATAGAATCAGCTGCAAGGACTGGACAGATTAAAGAAGTTGAGCGAGTCACAAGAGAGTCTAATTTTTACGATGCTGAGAAGACAAAGAACTTTCTGATGGAAGCAAAACTACCTGATGCCCGTCCACTCATAAATGTCTGCGACCGCTTTGGCTTTGTTCCAGATCTTACTCACTATCTGTACACAAACAATATGCTCCGATACATCGAAGGCTATGTACAGAAG GTGAACCCTGGAAATGCTCCGTTGGTAGTGGGGCAGTTACTTGATGACGAGTGCCCGGAAGATTTCATTAAGGGTTTGATTTTGTCTGTTCGATCTCTTCTTCCTGTCGAGCCACTGGTTGATGAATGCGAGAAGAG GAACCGTCTACGTTTGCTGACACAATTCTTGGAGCACTTAGTGAGCGAGGGTACCCAAGATGTGCATGTCCACAATGCTCTTGGGAAAATTATCATTGACAGCAACAACAATCCTGAGCATTTCCTTACTACCAACCCATTCTATGACTCCCGTGTGGTGGGTAAATACTGTGAAAAGAGGGATCCTACTCTTGCTGTTGTTGCTTACAGACGTGGACAGTGCGATGAAGAACTTATCAATGTTACCAACAAAAACTCGCTGTTCAAGCTGCAAGCTAG GTATGTGGTTGAAAGAATGGACGGTGATCTGTGGGATAAAGTTCTACAGCCTGATAACGAATATAGAAGGCAATTCATTGACCAAGTGGTTTCTACTGCATTGCCCGAAAGCAAGAGTCCTGAGCAAGTTTCAGCTGCTGTTAAGGCTTTCATGACAGCTGACCTCCCTCATGAACTGATTGAACTTCTTGAGAAGATTGTCCTTCAGAATTCCGCGTTCAGTGGAAACTTCAATCTTCAGAATCTGCTCATCTTGACAGCCATCAAGGCGGACTCATCTAGGGTCATGGACTATGTTAACAGACTAGACAACTTTGATGGTCCTGCCGTCGGAGAAGTTGCAGTTGAAGCACAACTTTATGAGGAGGCTTTTGCCATATTCAAGAAGTTCAACTTAAATGTGCAGGCTGTCGATGTTCTGTTGGATAACATCCGAAGCATAGAAAGGGCGGAAGAGTTTGCATTCCGTGTTGAAGAAGATGCTGTCTGGAGCCAGGTTGCCAAGGCCCAGTTGCGTGAAGGTTTAGTCAGCGAAGCAATCGAGTCCTTCATTCGTGCCGATGATGTGACACATTTCCTTGATGTCATCCGTGCTGCTGAGGAAGCCAATGTATACCATGATTTGGTCAAGTACTTGCTGATGGTTAGGCAAAAGGCAAGGGAGCCCAAAGTTGACAGCGAACTCATCTTTGCATATGCTAAGATTGATAGACTCAATGACATTGAAGAGTTTATTCTGATGCCGAATGTTGCCAATCTCCAAAATGTTGGTGACCGTCTGTATGACGAAGAACTCTATGAAGCTGCAAAGATCATCTATGCCTTCATTTCAAACTGGGCTAAGCTGGCTGTCACCTTGGTCAAGCTGAAGCAGTTCCAAGGTGCTGTAGATGCTGCTCGCAAGGCTAACAGCGCTAAAACATGGAAGGAGGTCTGCTTTGCTTGTGTTGATGCTGAGGAGTTCCGTCTGGCACAAATCTGTGGTCTCAACATTATCGTTCAG GTTGATGACTTGGAGGAAGTGAGTGAATACTACCAGAACAGAGGATGTTTCAGTGAACTTATTTCCCTCATGGAGAGTGGGCTTGGACTTGAGCGGGCACACATGGGCATCTTTACTGAATTGGGAGTTCTCTATGCTAGATACCGCCCTGAGAAGCTCATGGAACACATCAAACTCTTCTCCACCCGTCTCAACATTCCTAAGCTCATCCGTGCTTGTGATGAACAACTGCACTGGAAAGAGCTTACATACCTATACATTCAGTATGATGAATTTGACAATGCTGCTACCACTATCATGAACCATTCTCCAGATGCATGGGATCACATGCAATTTAAGGATGTTTGTGTTAAAGTTGCAAATGTTGAGATTTATTACAAGGCTGTGCATTTCTATTTGCAAGAGCACCCTGATCTCATCAATGATCTTCTCAATGTGCTTGCACTTCGTTTGGATCATACCAGAGTTGTAGATATAATGCGCAAG GCTGGTCAGTTGCATCTTGTGAAACCATACATGGTTGCAGTTCAGAGCAACAATGTCTCTGCCGTCAATGAAGCTTTGAATGAGCTTTATGTCGAAGAGGAAGACTACGAGAGGCTCCGTGAATctgttgacatgcatgataactTTGATCAGATAGGTCTTGCTCAGAAG CTTGAGAAGCATGAGTTGCTTGAGATGAGAAGGATTGCTGCCTACATTTACAAGAAGGCTGGCAGATGGAAGCAATCTATTGCCCTCTCGAAGAAAGACAACATGTACAAGGATTGCATGGAGACATGCTCACAGTCTGGTGACCGTGAGCTCTCAGAGGACTTGCTTGTCTATTTCATCGAACAG GGAAAGAAAGAATGTTTTGCTTCTTGCCTCTTCATTTGCTACGACTTGATTCGTGCGGATGTTGCTCTTGAGCTTGCATGGACGAATAACATGCTGGATTTCGCGTTCCCCTATCTATTACAG TTCATCCGTGAGTACACAAGCAAGGTAGATGATTTGGTGAAGGACAGGATAGAATCGCAGAAGGAAGAGAAAGCTAAAGATAACGAAGAGAAGGAACTAGTTGCGCAGCAG AACATGTACGCTCAATTGCTTCCTCTGGCCTTGCCTGCTCCGCCTGGTATGATGGGCGGTCCGCCACCTCCGATGGGCGGAATGGGCATGCCGCCAATGGGCGGGATGGGTATGCCTCCGATGGGTCCCGGTCCAATGCCAGCATACGGGATGCCTCCAATGGGAAGCTACTGA